Part of the Nicotiana sylvestris chromosome 5, ASM39365v2, whole genome shotgun sequence genome is shown below.
GCATATCACCAACTGGTCCAAATTCTGGTAAATCATTCCATTCATTAAGTCCTAATAATTGTTGCAGATCGTCGCGATGGCGCCTTCCGACCATTATAAGATCAAAGGCTTCTTCCATAGCATGTATGATCAATGCTGTTTCAGCTCCATCTTTAACTCTTTCCTCTCTATACACAATATTATCTTGGTGTTGACCTAGCAGTCTTACCTCCTTTAATAACTCAGCATCAAGTACAGCATCCCACTGGTTTTCACGTATGTCGATGTCCCATGACACGAATCTAACGACAGTCAAGTGAATTTCTGGCGATTTTGACATCCGTCTAGCATAAGCTAACGCCTCACGATCATCGTTGCCTCCAATGAAAACCACAGCTACATGATACATTGTTGACTGACTTGATTGACTCGTTAGACGCTTGATTTTCTGACGGTCAATTAGTATACCTACAGAACAAGGAGCCATGTCCAATACATTATTGTTGATTGTCCTTATATTGCTGCTGTCCAAGATAATCTTTCCCTGGTGATTCCATTTCCTGTGAAACGGGAGTATGATCATCGACGCTAACTTGTCGAATGCAAGCGAGCAAATGTCCTGATGCATGAACCTTGGCAGTGACATTGAGGTAAAGAAATGAGTACTAGCAGAGCCAAGGTACTGCTGTTCAAATGATAGAAAAACTTCCACAATCTTTTGTGACCGAGAAATGCCAGAAACATTCTTTTGGCCGAGTTGGTGATCAATTAGAACCGGGGATGCCCGACCAGCAAGTTCAACCAAGTGTAGTGCATAAACAGATAAAGGACTTTCTTTACATGGAAAAGAAGCGTCTAAGACCTTATGGACAGCTACGGCATCATCAAATCGATGAGTACATAAAAGCAAGCGCAACTCAGAATTGCTTGAAGCATGTTGGATGTCTCTTTTCTGATAGCCGGCATATATCCGTGTATGATCATACAGCGACCCAACACAGAAATGCGAGAGTGCAGCTATAAGTAATACCGATGCAGTTAGCATGGAAAAGGTTTCTCCATCAAATGTCTGTGCTTCAATACAAGGGGAAgagaaaacagaattaaaactCTGGTTGACAAATGTTATTAGCACATTCCCATCATATTCCAACATTTCACCAGTTGACAATAAATAAATACACAATGTCTGACAAAAATAATACAGAATTAACACCTCCCACAAAAGAAAAGGGACATTGCGTAAATTCGAAGGTAATCAGCCATAAGCAAGCCGTTGCTCATGAATGAACTTAAGAAGCTCCAAACTACTGCATTCAAACTACAGGGTTCTGCCAACCCGTACACAGGGTTGTGGCTCCGCCCTTGtgattgactttatgcaaatagCACCTAGATATTAAACTGGAATGTCTGTTCAAGAAACATTATCCTAGGTTGACACAGAacagtatttcatggattaagataGCTAAAATTGTACAAAACTGCTCACATAATGAAATTCTATTCAAGCTAATTAGTAATAATATTACTGTTCAAAATCAATTTGGCTGTACTGCAGGCTCAGCAACACAACCTCAATTATGCAAGGGCAACAATTGAGGTTGTATGTAGCCGTACCGTGCATTTCTGCaaggtcacatggcagcaactttaccagttacgccaaggctccccatcAACATTTATGAAACAGCAATATTAAGATATTGAAAGGATAAGTAAATACCTGATTAATAATGTTGTTAAAGTAAAAAGACATCTGGATAACACCTTGTGTGCTCATGATAAAGGCAAGAGCAGCAGCATCTTTTGGGGGCACCTTGCACGCCAATGCCGGAAGGAAAACTGATGCGTACTTTACCGTAAGACAAAAGAACACCATAACCCATACCCAATACAGGAACGTGAGATCATACAAATCGACCAGATTTACTTTCATACCACAATACGTTACTAGAAGGGGTGCAAGCATACCAGATACTACGGTCTCTAACTTCTCGACTAATGTTGATCCGAGAGGTGGACCATCCGGTATAACAAGACCGAGAATAAAAGGACCATATTGGTAATTAAGCCCTGCGTTATCCGTAAGAATCACGGCTAACATGACTGTGACAGATGCACAAACAATGTAAACGGAATTTACCGGCCTGCCTTCTGGTGTCCTTTTGATGATCCAAAGTGAAAGCGGTCGGACAGTAAACACAATAAGCAAGATTATGCCAACAAGTAGAACAAAAGACTGGACAAAGATAACCATAGGGATCTCCGCCGACACTCCAATTCTAAGAGTAGAGAAGATAGTCAATCCCAGATTACTAAATAGGTCACTGATCAAAGTTGATGCAAGAGCAAGACGACCAAGCTCAGAATTCATGATTTTCAGGTCAACAAGGAGAGAAGCAACCACAGGAAATGCAATCAAACTCTGTATCAAGAAAATACTTTGAGTGGCTGGTTTTCGGTATCTATGCATGTTTTCATCTAGTGAAAAATATCCAAAATACAAGCTCGCGAAAGACGCCACTGGTAGAATAACAGCAAGCAATCCTACTGTCCATGCCCTTGAGCCACTTCTCAGCACCATTTTTGGGTCCATCTTCACCCCACttaagaagataaaaaatatataacCAATTTTTGACATTAAATCTATGAAAATTTCTCCTGGTTGTGGGAATAATGTCTCTGTAAAGTCTGGGATTTTTCCAAGCATTGTTGGACCAAGTATGATACCTGCCTGTAAGTGAATAACAATACCATCAAAACTGGAGTTAAAACCAAACATAAATGAATTATGTACTCAAACTTTCTATTCAAGTGCTTagattatttttttccttttatatatATGAATGAAAACATTGAATGAGAAGAACATGTAACATTATCACAAAAAACTTTCCGTCTATCTAAATTTTGGTAAGCAACGTTACCCACTAATTCTAATGGCGTAGTCAGGAATTTATACAAgaggattttaaaaaaaatctagaATGTCATATTCGGGACTTAATCTTGTGACCCCTTTACTATTACACTAGAATATTCGTTTATGTCAAGGGAATTCCACAGCTTATATATAGTCAAAAAATCATTGTTTATCCTATTTATGCAATATAATTGTTCAGCGAAGGAAATCCAATGGAACGCCCTTCCTTCACCTAGCTCAGCTTCTAACTTTACCTCAACTGGTGGGAGATTACAAGATAACCAGTGGAATAGTAAGGTGTTTGCGTGCAAGTTGGTTCGAATATCATCGCTTTAAAAATAACATTTAACACCAtctttagtttttttttccttttttaatatgaaatgagaacaacaacaacaacaacatccagtaaaatcccacaggtgagggtctggggagggtagtgtgtacgcaaaccttacccctacccaatAGAGTAGAGAGGAACATGCAACATTATTACAAAAAATCTCGACGTGAGTTCTTTCACTCTTGTTTTGAGGTAAACGCAAGCTGGTTCAGACACCACTGTTATAAAAACAACATTCAACATTATTATCAATAAAATGGTAGAATAATTAACAAGGAAATGGGAAAATACCAAAATCTCAGAGATAAGGCGGGGCAGACGGATCCGTTTAAGGACCAAATGTAGAGATTGAGTAAGCAGAAAAATGATGGCTAATTGTAAAAGAAGCCTAGGCAAATTGAAAATAAGGAAATCATGAGAATCAGGTAAACCCCATAATCCAGGAGAATGAAGAGGTATTTCTGCATAACAATTTCCATCTCCAATTCCACCAGGTAATTCCCCTTTTGGGGTTGTCTGCCCTGTTTCCATTGATGATGTTGACCTTGGCTAGGCCTGATTACCCCCACATTTACAGAGAAATTCAAGAATTTGGTATTGTGAATAAAAAGGAGAGGTTTAAGGATTTGTATTATCATTTTTTTGAAGCAAAACTGGAGGGACTAAATTCCTACCCCGTAAAATATTCATAGCCTTTGGCTGCAAATGTAATGCTGTGGGAAGACTAAAATATAGAGAGGAGCGAATATTTTGGGATATTTtcttagaaaataaaaaaaattcttactTATTTTCACGTGATTAGTTACAACAACAACGACACTGTATACTCGGACGCTTCGAGATTCTAAtactttaattcttttttttaagtTGGTAGGTTTGagattctaaattaataatttgtacatattcaatgaattttttaaaataaatacatgGTTTGAACTAAAGTTATTGGGTTTGGCACAACCTCATCCCGCAATCTGCCTCCGCCCATGTGTATACCCATAAGTCCCATAAGTGAGTCTGGTGAAAGTAGGATGTACGCatccttacccctaccctggatgGACAGAGAAGCCATTTTCGATACATGCTCAGctaaagaaaagatgaaagaagCCATGTGATTAGTTAGTAATCAATAAAtatatttaccttgaaaatgataattacaattaaatttgattttgtggttctaaaaa
Proteins encoded:
- the LOC104232650 gene encoding cation/H(+) antiporter 3-like, yielding METGQTTPKGELPGGIGDGNCYAEIPLHSPGLWGLPDSHDFLIFNLPRLLLQLAIIFLLTQSLHLVLKRIRLPRLISEILAGIILGPTMLGKIPDFTETLFPQPGEIFIDLMSKIGYIFFIFLSGVKMDPKMVLRSGSRAWTVGLLAVILPVASFASLYFGYFSLDENMHRYRKPATQSIFLIQSLIAFPVVASLLVDLKIMNSELGRLALASTLISDLFSNLGLTIFSTLRIGVSAEIPMVIFVQSFVLLVGIILLIVFTVRPLSLWIIKRTPEGRPVNSVYIVCASVTVMLAVILTDNAGLNYQYGPFILGLVIPDGPPLGSTLVEKLETVVSGMLAPLLVTYCGMKVNLVDLYDLTFLYWVWVMVFFCLTVKYASVFLPALACKVPPKDAAALAFIMSTQGVIQMSFYFNNIINQTFDGETFSMLTASVLLIAALSHFCVGSLYDHTRIYAGYQKRDIQHASSNSELRLLLCTHRFDDAVAVHKVLDASFPCKESPLSVYALHLVELAGRASPVLIDHQLGQKNVSGISRSQKIVEVFLSFEQQYLGSASTHFFTSMSLPRFMHQDICSLAFDKLASMIILPFHRKWNHQGKIILDSSNIRTINNNVLDMAPCSVGILIDRQKIKRLTSQSSQSTMYHVAVVFIGGNDDREALAYARRMSKSPEIHLTVVRFVSWDIDIRENQWDAVLDAELLKEVRLLGQHQDNIVYREERVKDGAETALIIHAMEEAFDLIMVGRRHRDDLQQLLGLNEWNDLPEFGPVGDMLAAAEINRPVSVLVVQQQIVKNK